The Urocitellus parryii isolate mUroPar1 chromosome 6, mUroPar1.hap1, whole genome shotgun sequence genome includes a window with the following:
- the Lgals3 gene encoding galectin-3, with product MADSFSLNDALSGNPNPQGWPGAWGNQPGAGAGGYPGASYPGAYPGQAPPGSYPGQAPPGAYPGQTPPGPYPGQAPPGAYPGSTAPGPYPGHQAPGAYPGQPGGPGAYPTPGQPSAPGAYPAAGPYGTPAGPLTVPYDLPLPGGVMPRMLITIMGTVKPNANRIALDFKRGNDVAFHFNPRFNENNRKVIVCNTKLDNTWGKEERQSVFPFESGKPFKIQVLVELDHFKVAVNDAHLLQYNHRMKNLREISKLGISGDINLTSASHAMI from the exons ATGGCAGACAGTTTTTCG CTTAATGATGCCTTATCTGGAAACCCAAACCCTCAAGGATGGCCTGGTGCATGGGGGAACCAGCCTGGGGCTGGAGCAGGGGGCTACCCAGGAGCCTCTTATCCTGGGGCCTATCCCGGGCAGGCACCTCCAGGGTCCTATCCTGGACAGGCACCACCTGGAGCCTACCCAGGGCAGACACCTCCGGGGCCCTATCCTGGACAGGCACCTCCTGGTGCCTACCCTGGCTCAACTGCTCCTGGACCTTATCCTGGACATCAGGCACCTGGAGCCTACCCAGGGCAACCAGGTGGGCCTGGGGCCTACCCAACTCCAGGACAGCCAAGTGCTCCTGGAGCCTACCCTGCTGCTGGCCCCTATGGCACCCCTGCTGGACCACTG ACTGTGCCTTATGACCTGCCCCTGCCAGGAGGAGTCATGCCTCGCATGCTGATAACAATTATGGGTACTGTGAAGCCCAATGCAAACAG AATTGCTTTAGACTTCAAGAGAGGGAATGATGTTGCCTTCCACTTTAACCCACGTTTCAATGAAAACAACAGGAAAGTCATTGTGTGCAATACAAAGCTGGATAATACatggggaaaggaggaaagacaGTCGGTTTTCCCATTTGAAAGTGGTAAACCATTCAAA ATACAAGTCCTGGTTGAGCTTGACCACTTCAAGGTTGCAGTCAATGATGCTCACTTGCTACAGTACAATCATCGGATGAAAAATCTCAGGGAAATCAGCAAACTGGGAATTTCTGGTGACATAAACCTCACCAGTGCTTCACATGCTATGATATAA